In one window of Flavobacterium ginsengisoli DNA:
- a CDS encoding PepSY-like domain-containing protein, translating into MKKLILSAAIVLGSLTVNAAILPAVSISQSVLIQSEFTEVSADAVPAAVKSTLEKSFPNTKLEKAYKNEKNEYKLEISSGEKKYTIFTDASGNIIKK; encoded by the coding sequence ATGAAAAAGTTAATCTTATCAGCAGCGATTGTTTTAGGAAGTCTTACAGTAAATGCTGCGATTCTTCCAGCAGTTTCGATTTCTCAATCAGTACTTATTCAAAGTGAGTTTACTGAAGTATCTGCAGATGCTGTTCCAGCAGCTGTAAAGTCTACACTTGAAAAATCTTTCCCGAATACTAAGCTTGAAAAGGCTTATAAAAACGAGAAAAATGAGTACAAACTTGAGATTTCAAGTGGAGAAAAGAAGTATACTATTTTTACAGATGCTTCTGGAAATATCATTAAAAAATAA
- a CDS encoding response regulator, which translates to MLAYANDDQFFTISIQDTGIGIEKANQKLVFEEFAQANEGIEKKYGGTGLGLSICQKIISILGGNLSLDSIFGKGSTFIIQLPLLFDNSQNNPTVELKPKMPRNTKKQTFIVVDDDINLLNLTSGVLRQEQHHVFSFTNPAKALEIIKTTPFDFVITDIQMPEIDGFMFLEKLRELPDTVFKNQPVIALTGRTDLDLSVYKNAGFTTVIKKPYSPKILLETIQHILDHEEIPEIESTDHDNKNASQIYSLETLKDFLGQDESAIKEVLKSFIETTIENLGYLKIAVQEKNHDEIKSIAHRIAPMFKQIQANKIGELLKNLEKEDLNTIDIQAAYADLNERIKVLFTELKQEI; encoded by the coding sequence TTGCTCGCTTACGCGAATGACGACCAGTTTTTCACGATTTCGATTCAAGATACTGGAATCGGAATTGAAAAAGCCAATCAGAAATTGGTTTTCGAAGAATTTGCACAGGCAAATGAAGGCATTGAAAAGAAATACGGCGGAACTGGTTTAGGCCTATCAATTTGCCAGAAGATTATTTCTATTTTAGGCGGTAATTTAAGTTTAGACAGCATTTTTGGAAAAGGAAGCACCTTTATTATTCAGTTGCCTTTATTATTTGATAATAGCCAAAATAATCCTACTGTCGAACTTAAACCTAAGATGCCAAGAAACACCAAAAAACAGACTTTTATTGTCGTTGATGATGATATTAATCTTTTAAATCTAACAAGCGGTGTTTTAAGACAAGAACAGCATCATGTTTTTTCGTTTACTAATCCCGCCAAAGCTTTAGAAATAATTAAAACTACGCCTTTTGATTTTGTTATAACAGATATTCAAATGCCGGAAATAGATGGTTTTATGTTTTTAGAAAAACTTAGAGAACTTCCTGATACGGTTTTCAAAAATCAGCCTGTCATTGCACTTACAGGACGTACCGATTTGGATCTTTCAGTTTATAAAAATGCTGGTTTTACTACGGTTATAAAAAAGCCTTATTCTCCAAAAATTTTGCTTGAAACGATTCAGCATATTTTGGATCATGAAGAAATTCCTGAAATCGAATCTACAGACCATGACAATAAAAACGCTTCTCAAATATATTCTCTAGAAACTTTGAAAGATTTTCTAGGTCAAGACGAATCGGCTATAAAAGAAGTTTTAAAATCTTTTATAGAAACAACAATTGAAAATTTAGGCTATTTGAAAATTGCTGTTCAAGAGAAAAATCATGATGAAATAAAGTCTATTGCACATCGTATTGCTCCAATGTTTAAACAAATTCAAGCTAATAAAATTGGCGAACTTTTAAAAAATTTAGAGAAAGAAGATTTAAACACAATTGATATACAAGCGGCATATGCAGATTTAAACGAAAGAATTAAAGTTCTTTTTACGGAATTGAAGCAAGAGATTTAA
- a CDS encoding sensor histidine kinase — protein sequence METKKSYTAIKVLFSYVALLALVVTVGWFLYSENVVYNKLEDKIALEKTKILRVSRLYSNVYKTESLARQTIQNNSEKDFKNYLIETDSLRKRIDTLKQIVTTEYQKTLLDSVTYFLAEKTENIKQLREIKNKADDETSVNTAIDEITKMEFNLRKLELQDFTKNPNQLGSYQRSVLQQYVDYLNSNIPDDSTNTLSKKASDSILANSKKLLSSVKLKAEKKKESLNFEENKLLQNEIAISDQLRKILRIIEREIIINSIKNNSLKEKSLKRVNEIVTASAVIGLLLTVFFSILIVSDYSKSQVYKKQLEIANFKTKNLLKSREQLISTVSHDLKTPLSTIVGYSELLGNSDVNTKQSYFIKNIKNSSEYITQLVQDLLDFSQIEAGKISIEKVPFSLPEIIEDVARNIQTVYKQKDIDLIINIDEQFQKRIVGDPFRLKQILTNIIGNAYKFTEEGHIRIARLRE from the coding sequence ATGGAGACCAAAAAAAGTTACACCGCAATCAAAGTTTTGTTTAGCTATGTTGCATTATTGGCTTTGGTTGTTACAGTTGGATGGTTTCTTTATTCTGAAAATGTCGTTTACAACAAACTCGAAGATAAGATTGCTTTAGAAAAAACCAAAATTCTTAGAGTCAGCAGACTTTATTCTAATGTTTACAAAACAGAAAGTTTAGCCAGACAGACAATTCAAAATAACTCTGAAAAAGATTTTAAAAATTATCTGATTGAAACCGACTCGCTTCGCAAACGTATCGATACATTAAAACAAATTGTTACCACAGAGTATCAAAAAACACTTTTGGATAGTGTTACTTATTTTTTGGCTGAAAAGACAGAAAACATCAAACAATTAAGAGAAATAAAAAACAAAGCAGACGACGAAACTTCTGTAAATACGGCAATTGATGAAATCACAAAAATGGAGTTTAACTTAAGAAAGCTCGAACTTCAGGATTTCACTAAAAACCCAAATCAGCTAGGAAGTTATCAGCGAAGTGTTTTACAGCAATATGTAGATTATTTAAATTCGAATATTCCTGATGACAGCACCAATACATTAAGCAAAAAAGCTTCTGATTCTATTTTAGCTAATTCTAAAAAGCTTTTGAGTTCGGTAAAACTGAAGGCCGAAAAGAAAAAAGAATCATTGAATTTTGAAGAAAACAAACTGCTTCAGAACGAAATTGCCATTTCGGATCAGCTTAGAAAAATACTTCGAATTATCGAACGAGAAATTATCATCAATTCGATCAAAAACAATTCATTAAAAGAAAAATCATTAAAAAGAGTCAACGAGATTGTAACGGCTTCTGCAGTTATTGGTTTATTGTTGACAGTCTTTTTCTCTATTCTAATTGTTAGCGATTATTCGAAATCTCAAGTATATAAAAAACAACTCGAAATTGCGAACTTCAAAACCAAGAATCTGCTAAAGAGTCGCGAACAATTAATTTCGACCGTGAGTCACGATTTGAAAACGCCTTTGAGTACAATTGTCGGTTATTCTGAACTATTAGGCAATTCAGATGTCAATACCAAACAATCGTATTTCATTAAAAACATTAAAAATTCGTCTGAATATATTACACAGCTCGTTCAAGATTTATTGGATTTTTCGCAAATCGAAGCAGGAAAAATTTCGATAGAAAAAGTTCCATTTTCGTTACCCGAAATTATTGAAGATGTTGCGAGAAACATTCAAACTGTTTACAAGCAAAAAGATATTGATCTTATCATCAATATAGACGAGCAATTTCAGAAACGCATTGTTGGCGATCCATTTCGTTTAAAACAAATCTTAACCAACATTATCGGAAACGCATATAAATTTACCGAAGAAGGTCATATTAGAATTGCTCGCTTACGCGAATGA
- a CDS encoding S9 family peptidase, with translation MKKVLLTTLIMMSLNAIGQNVMSPELLWKLGRVTPLGISKDAKNIVFKVSTPSVEENKSSSKIYTIPVNGGTAVEIKDTKDILADKNVSPDGKFVVYNDEVKLEKVLGKDFYPSLGKSDAQIYDGLDYRHWDTWNEGKFNHVFYKENKDGAKGIDIMKGETFDSPQKPFGGDEDYIWSPDSKSILYVCKKKAGTAYAISTNTDIYEYNLETQKTTNRTEGNLGYDTAPQFSPTGNLTWSQMKRDGYEADKNDLIVEFKGIKTNLTANWDGTVDNFIWSKDGRTVFFVAPVDGTKQIFSVNFPGLTKIAINVRQLTNGDFDVNDLVGFAGDDIIVTRNDMNHAPEIYSFNLKKNSWKQITNVNTDTYKTLALSKTEKRYVTTTDGKKMLVWVILPPNFDASKKYPTLLFCQGGPQSALTQSYSFRWNFSLMVAKGYVVVAPNRRGMPGHGVEWNEQISKDWGGQVMDDYLSAIDDVAKESYVDKSRLGCVGASYGGYSVFYLAGIHKNRFKTFIAHDGVFNTVSMLGTTEEVFFNNWDFGGPYWEKDNAVAQKAYTTFNPATLVQNWNKPILIFQGGKDYRVPIGQGQEAFQAAQLRGIKSRFVYFPDENHWVLKPQNAQVWQGEFFKWLDETL, from the coding sequence ATGAAAAAAGTATTATTAACAACCTTAATAATGATGAGTTTAAACGCTATCGGACAGAACGTTATGTCTCCAGAATTGTTATGGAAATTAGGTCGAGTGACTCCACTTGGAATTTCTAAAGATGCAAAAAATATAGTTTTTAAGGTTTCTACCCCTTCGGTTGAAGAAAACAAATCAAGTTCTAAAATTTACACTATTCCTGTAAATGGTGGAACTGCCGTTGAAATTAAAGACACAAAAGACATTCTGGCTGATAAAAACGTTTCGCCTGACGGAAAATTTGTGGTTTATAATGATGAAGTAAAATTAGAAAAAGTTTTAGGTAAAGATTTCTATCCAAGTCTTGGCAAATCTGATGCTCAAATTTATGATGGTTTAGATTATCGCCATTGGGATACTTGGAATGAAGGAAAATTTAACCACGTTTTTTATAAAGAAAACAAAGACGGTGCAAAAGGAATCGATATCATGAAAGGTGAAACTTTCGATTCTCCACAAAAACCTTTTGGTGGTGACGAAGATTATATCTGGTCGCCAGACAGCAAAAGCATTCTTTACGTTTGCAAGAAAAAAGCAGGAACTGCTTATGCTATTTCTACCAATACAGATATTTATGAGTATAATTTAGAAACTCAAAAAACAACAAATAGAACTGAAGGTAATTTAGGTTACGACACAGCACCGCAATTTTCTCCAACAGGAAATTTAACTTGGTCGCAAATGAAACGTGACGGTTATGAAGCTGATAAAAACGACCTTATTGTTGAGTTTAAAGGAATCAAAACTAATTTAACTGCAAACTGGGACGGAACTGTAGATAATTTTATCTGGAGCAAAGACGGCAGAACAGTATTTTTTGTTGCGCCAGTTGATGGAACAAAACAAATTTTCTCGGTTAATTTTCCTGGTTTAACTAAAATCGCGATCAACGTTCGTCAATTGACAAACGGTGATTTTGATGTAAATGATTTAGTAGGTTTTGCTGGCGATGATATTATCGTAACAAGAAACGACATGAATCATGCTCCAGAAATTTATTCTTTTAATTTAAAGAAAAACAGCTGGAAACAAATCACAAATGTAAATACAGATACCTACAAAACTTTGGCATTAAGCAAAACAGAAAAACGTTACGTTACTACAACCGACGGTAAAAAAATGCTGGTTTGGGTGATTCTTCCTCCAAATTTTGATGCTTCTAAAAAATATCCAACTTTATTATTCTGCCAAGGCGGACCTCAAAGTGCGTTGACACAATCATATTCTTTCCGTTGGAATTTCTCTTTAATGGTCGCTAAAGGTTATGTAGTTGTTGCTCCAAACCGTCGCGGAATGCCAGGACACGGTGTTGAGTGGAACGAGCAAATTAGTAAAGATTGGGGTGGACAAGTTATGGACGATTACCTTTCTGCAATTGATGATGTTGCAAAAGAAAGTTATGTTGACAAAAGCCGTTTAGGTTGCGTTGGTGCTAGTTACGGAGGATATTCTGTATTTTATTTAGCTGGAATTCACAAAAACCGTTTCAAAACTTTTATTGCTCACGATGGGGTTTTCAATACAGTTTCTATGTTAGGAACGACTGAAGAAGTTTTCTTTAACAACTGGGATTTTGGCGGACCTTACTGGGAAAAAGATAATGCTGTAGCACAAAAAGCATATACTACTTTTAATCCTGCAACTTTGGTTCAAAACTGGAATAAGCCAATTTTGATTTTCCAAGGAGGAAAAGATTACCGTGTGCCAATCGGACAAGGACAAGAAGCTTTTCAAGCGGCTCAATTAAGAGGAATCAAAAGTAGATTTGTGTATTTCCCAGACGAAAACCACTGGGTTTTAAAACCACAAAATGCTCAGGTTTGGCAAGGTGAATTCTTCAAATGGTTAGATGAAACTTTGTAA
- a CDS encoding NAD(P)/FAD-dependent oxidoreductase produces MELSYWELKNWFANIDYTIVGSGIVGLHTALRLRERFPVAKVLVLERGMLPQGASTKNAGFACFGSLSEIMDDLKTHSEDDVVHLIEKRWKGLQLLRKRLGDQAIDFKPHGGYELFLKEDEFGFNECISKIPFINEILKPLFKVDVFSKEVDRFGFQNIHEYLIFNPFEGQIDTGNMMQELLKQAVSTDILILNQQTVKSYADAGNHVEVVVNDFSFKTKKLLFATNGFASELTNGAVKPARAQVLITEPIHNLDIKGTFHLDRGYYYFRNINDCILLGGGRNLDFEGETTTEFGQTKIIQNRLEDLLKNVILPNQDFQIAHRWSGIMGIGNSKNPVVTQLSENVFCGVRLGGMGVAIGSLIGTELADLIE; encoded by the coding sequence ATGGAACTAAGCTATTGGGAATTAAAAAACTGGTTCGCGAATATTGATTATACTATTGTTGGAAGCGGAATCGTGGGTTTGCATACAGCATTACGCTTACGCGAAAGATTTCCTGTCGCTAAAGTTTTGGTTCTCGAACGTGGAATGTTACCGCAAGGTGCCAGTACCAAAAATGCAGGTTTTGCTTGTTTTGGAAGTTTGTCTGAAATTATGGATGACTTAAAAACGCATTCAGAAGATGATGTTGTGCATTTGATTGAAAAACGCTGGAAAGGTCTTCAATTGCTTCGTAAAAGATTAGGCGATCAGGCAATTGATTTTAAACCTCATGGCGGATATGAATTATTTCTAAAAGAAGATGAATTTGGATTTAACGAATGCATTTCTAAAATTCCGTTTATAAATGAAATCTTAAAGCCACTTTTCAAAGTAGATGTTTTTTCGAAAGAAGTAGACCGATTTGGATTTCAAAATATTCACGAGTATTTAATTTTTAATCCGTTTGAAGGACAAATAGATACCGGAAACATGATGCAGGAATTATTGAAGCAAGCTGTTTCTACAGATATTTTAATCTTAAATCAGCAAACCGTAAAATCGTATGCTGATGCAGGAAATCATGTTGAAGTTGTGGTAAACGATTTTAGCTTTAAAACTAAAAAACTACTTTTCGCAACAAACGGTTTTGCGAGTGAATTGACCAATGGCGCTGTAAAACCAGCAAGAGCGCAAGTGCTTATTACCGAGCCGATTCACAATTTAGACATTAAAGGAACGTTTCATTTAGATCGTGGTTATTATTATTTCAGAAATATAAATGACTGTATTTTGTTAGGCGGAGGAAGAAATCTTGATTTTGAAGGAGAAACAACAACCGAATTTGGACAGACGAAAATTATTCAAAATAGATTGGAAGATTTACTGAAAAATGTAATTTTACCAAATCAGGATTTTCAGATTGCGCACCGATGGAGCGGTATCATGGGAATAGGAAATAGTAAGAATCCTGTCGTAACCCAACTTTCTGAAAATGTGTTCTGTGGAGTGCGTTTAGGCGGAATGGGAGTGGCGATAGGAAGTTTAATAGGAACAGAATTAGCAGATTTAATAGAATGA
- a CDS encoding lipid A deacylase LpxR family protein: MTEFRFGQYLYNPRFLNKEAITINDRPFAGYLFAEAGKSFFYQSESVLKTDFRVGYLGPNAFGEELQKGFHNMIGYKKVYGWENQIHNALALQAHAIYSKKLFPSKHNDFVDFHWQSEGNLGTIFSGVSTGFMARFGFKKLIPLYDSNMHNASVSANAQPNIREFYFYAAPSVNYQFYDATIEGSMFNDTSPITFDLEPLRFNAEAGLKYRHNNFNMSYSFLYRGRELNDPGIDTNSGYFYGSIRMGFLIK, encoded by the coding sequence ATTACCGAATTTAGATTCGGTCAATATCTCTATAATCCGAGGTTTTTAAACAAAGAAGCCATTACAATAAACGACCGCCCTTTTGCAGGTTATCTTTTTGCCGAAGCAGGAAAAAGTTTCTTCTATCAAAGCGAGTCGGTTTTAAAGACAGATTTTAGAGTTGGTTATCTCGGACCAAATGCGTTTGGTGAAGAATTGCAAAAAGGTTTTCATAACATGATTGGCTACAAAAAAGTGTACGGTTGGGAAAACCAAATTCATAATGCTTTAGCTTTGCAAGCACATGCTATTTATTCTAAAAAACTGTTTCCTTCTAAACATAATGATTTTGTAGATTTTCATTGGCAGTCAGAAGGTAATCTGGGAACTATTTTCTCTGGAGTTTCAACAGGATTTATGGCGAGATTTGGTTTTAAGAAACTAATTCCACTTTACGATTCTAATATGCATAATGCTTCAGTAAGTGCAAATGCACAGCCAAATATTAGAGAGTTTTATTTCTACGCTGCGCCAAGTGTCAATTATCAGTTTTACGATGCTACTATCGAAGGAAGCATGTTTAACGATACAAGTCCAATTACTTTCGATTTGGAACCGCTTCGTTTCAACGCCGAAGCTGGTTTGAAGTACCGACACAATAACTTCAATATGTCATATTCTTTTCTTTATCGAGGACGAGAACTGAATGATCCTGGAATTGATACTAATTCAGGATATTTTTATGGGTCGATAAGGATGGGGTTTTTAATTAAATAG
- a CDS encoding YybH family protein, which yields MRYLKFLLLGLFLMFSFKGICQDKISQQVLDRLKAQQTCWNNGDLEGYLDFYAPVDSVRMIYSGGVVYGKNNIADFFKKYWPKERMGKLTMTDFVVEPLSKKDAFVSAKFNVDAPNGKNSSGNFSGIMRKINGVWYLYVDHSG from the coding sequence ATGCGTTACTTAAAATTTTTACTTCTTGGATTGTTTCTAATGTTTTCTTTCAAAGGCATTTGTCAAGATAAAATTTCGCAACAAGTGCTCGACCGTCTAAAAGCACAGCAAACCTGTTGGAACAATGGCGATCTTGAAGGTTACCTTGATTTTTATGCTCCCGTAGATTCGGTTCGAATGATTTACAGCGGTGGTGTGGTATACGGAAAAAACAATATCGCCGATTTCTTTAAAAAATATTGGCCAAAAGAAAGAATGGGAAAATTAACTATGACCGATTTTGTTGTTGAACCTCTTTCTAAAAAAGATGCTTTTGTGAGCGCAAAATTTAATGTCGACGCTCCGAATGGCAAAAATAGTTCTGGTAACTTTTCAGGAATAATGCGAAAGATAAATGGTGTTTGGTATTTGTATGTCGATCATTCGGGATAG
- a CDS encoding GIY-YIG nuclease family protein encodes MFYIYIIYSKTLDKYYVGSCQNIEQRLQDHLNSRSKFTKVAKDWELKYSETFFTRSEAYKRELQIKKMKSRKYIENLIGTKG; translated from the coding sequence ATGTTTTATATCTACATTATATATTCGAAAACCTTAGACAAATACTATGTTGGTTCCTGCCAAAATATTGAACAGCGTTTACAAGATCATTTAAATAGCAGAAGCAAATTCACAAAAGTTGCGAAAGATTGGGAATTAAAATATTCTGAGACATTCTTTACAAGAAGTGAAGCATATAAAAGAGAATTGCAAATAAAAAAAATGAAAAGTAGAAAATATATTGAAAACCTAATAGGAACAAAAGGCTAG
- a CDS encoding 6-pyruvoyl trahydropterin synthase family protein — protein sequence MSNIRITKQFSFETGHALYGYDGKCKNVHGHSYKLSVTVIGSPITDRSNVKFGMVIDFSDLKKIVKEEIVDQFDHATVFNQTTPHIELANELKNRGHHVILVDYQPTSENMVVDFAERIVARLPEGISLFSLKLQETESSFAEWYASDNL from the coding sequence ATGAGTAATATCAGAATTACAAAACAATTTAGTTTCGAAACCGGTCACGCTTTGTACGGTTACGACGGAAAATGCAAGAACGTTCACGGACACAGTTATAAATTATCGGTAACGGTTATTGGTTCGCCAATTACAGACCGATCGAATGTAAAGTTCGGAATGGTGATTGACTTTTCTGATCTAAAGAAAATTGTAAAAGAAGAAATCGTCGATCAATTTGATCATGCAACTGTTTTTAATCAGACCACACCGCATATCGAATTGGCAAATGAATTGAAAAACCGTGGGCATCATGTGATTTTGGTAGATTATCAGCCAACAAGCGAAAACATGGTGGTTGATTTTGCAGAGAGAATCGTTGCAAGACTTCCAGAAGGAATTTCTCTTTTCTCATTAAAACTTCAGGAAACAGAATCATCTTTTGCAGAATGGTACGCATCTGATAATTTGTAA
- a CDS encoding UDP-2,3-diacylglucosamine diphosphatase → MKKIYFASDQHFGAPTPELSLPREKKFVAWLDEVKEDAEAIFLLGDLFDFWFEYKTVVPKGFVRILGKLAEIRDSGIPIYFFVGNHDLWMNDYFETELNIPVYHDNKEFTFNGKTFLIGHGDGKGPGDKGYKRMKKVFTNPFSKWLFRWLHPDVGVSLAQYLSVKNKLISGDEDVKFLGEENEWLVLYAKRKLETKHYNYFIFGHRHLPMIIPVGENSEYVNLGDWIGYFTYGVFDGKKFELKKFEK, encoded by the coding sequence ATGAAAAAAATATATTTTGCTTCAGATCAGCATTTTGGTGCGCCAACTCCAGAATTGAGTTTACCGCGTGAAAAGAAATTCGTAGCTTGGCTTGATGAGGTTAAGGAAGATGCAGAAGCAATTTTTTTATTGGGAGATTTATTTGATTTTTGGTTTGAATATAAAACGGTAGTTCCAAAAGGTTTTGTTCGAATTTTAGGCAAGCTGGCTGAAATTCGCGACAGCGGAATTCCGATTTATTTTTTTGTCGGAAATCATGATTTGTGGATGAATGATTATTTTGAAACCGAATTGAATATTCCAGTTTATCATGATAACAAAGAATTTACTTTTAACGGAAAGACATTCCTGATTGGTCACGGAGACGGAAAAGGTCCTGGCGATAAAGGCTATAAAAGAATGAAAAAGGTATTTACAAATCCGTTTTCAAAATGGCTTTTCCGCTGGCTTCATCCAGATGTTGGCGTAAGTTTGGCTCAATATTTATCAGTAAAAAATAAACTGATTTCTGGTGACGAAGATGTGAAGTTTTTAGGTGAAGAAAACGAATGGCTTGTTTTATATGCCAAACGAAAACTAGAAACTAAACATTATAACTATTTTATCTTCGGACACCGCCATTTACCAATGATTATTCCAGTTGGAGAAAATTCCGAATATGTAAATCTTGGTGATTGGATCGGATATTTTACTTACGGTGTTTTTGATGGCAAAAAATTCGAGCTTAAAAAATTCGAAAAATAA
- a CDS encoding cytochrome c3 family protein, with translation MKKVAFLLTITVLALLFASCNNKSEEYIDPRGTDYAGSESCIQCHKVQSDMAFKSSHFKATAPAILANVSGDFDSKNHTFIYDKETKLVMEKRGDSLYQVVYKNGKETAKYKFEIVFGTKHAQTSVYWKDNNTYELPVSFYHSINNWATSPGFPADKPYFDRMVVKDCYSCHASNASSRSVNQNSEERNMMSMDVEDIIRKETIVYGIDCERCHGPGKKHVEFHLKNPNVKVANSITSFKTLNRQQKLDACALCHAGNDGMKLKSRFEFKPGDNLSEFFRETKSINDTTNFDVHGNQYRLMAQSKCFIKSDKMDCITCHNPHENASKNLASYSKICMSCHQGLKHKETTLKTMPEKLLASNCVECHMPKKASGAIKFQLSNSKQLSEYILRTHKIGIYPTSAK, from the coding sequence ATGAAAAAAGTCGCATTTCTACTTACCATAACCGTTCTGGCACTTCTTTTTGCCAGTTGCAATAATAAATCAGAGGAATATATTGATCCTCGCGGAACTGATTATGCAGGTTCAGAAAGTTGCATACAATGCCATAAAGTACAATCTGATATGGCGTTCAAAAGTTCGCATTTTAAAGCGACCGCTCCAGCAATTTTAGCAAATGTTTCGGGCGACTTCGATTCCAAGAATCATACTTTCATTTACGATAAAGAGACCAAATTGGTGATGGAAAAACGTGGAGATAGTTTGTATCAAGTCGTTTACAAAAATGGCAAAGAAACAGCCAAATACAAATTTGAAATTGTTTTTGGAACCAAACATGCTCAAACTTCAGTTTACTGGAAAGACAATAATACATATGAATTACCAGTTTCTTTTTATCACTCCATAAACAATTGGGCAACAAGTCCAGGTTTTCCTGCCGACAAGCCTTATTTTGATCGAATGGTGGTTAAAGATTGCTATTCGTGCCACGCCTCAAATGCCAGCAGCCGAAGTGTAAATCAAAATTCTGAAGAAAGAAATATGATGTCTATGGACGTTGAAGATATCATCAGAAAAGAAACAATTGTTTACGGAATTGATTGCGAGCGTTGTCACGGTCCTGGCAAAAAGCATGTAGAATTTCATCTAAAAAATCCAAACGTAAAAGTTGCCAATAGCATTACTAGTTTTAAAACTCTAAACAGACAGCAAAAATTGGATGCGTGCGCTTTATGTCACGCAGGAAATGATGGAATGAAATTAAAATCGCGTTTTGAATTTAAACCTGGAGATAATTTATCAGAATTCTTTCGTGAGACTAAAAGTATTAATGATACAACAAATTTTGATGTTCATGGCAATCAATATCGATTGATGGCGCAAAGCAAATGCTTTATCAAAAGTGATAAAATGGATTGTATTACCTGTCATAATCCGCATGAAAATGCTTCAAAAAACTTGGCTTCGTATTCTAAAATCTGCATGAGTTGCCATCAAGGCTTAAAGCACAAAGAAACTACTTTAAAAACAATGCCTGAGAAGTTATTAGCCAGCAATTGTGTAGAATGCCACATGCCGAAAAAAGCGTCTGGAGCAATTAAGTTTCAGCTTTCAAATAGCAAACAGCTTTCAGAATATATTTTGCGAACGCATAAAATTGGCATTTATCCAACGAGCGCAAAATAA
- a CDS encoding alpha/beta hydrolase: protein MKSFFLSLFLIFFFFAKGQNLYIKTYGNEKNKPLIFIHGGPSGNATLFEGTTAQKIADQGFYVIAYDRRGEGRSADPNAKFTYEEAFQDLNSIYAKYHLKKAVILGHSFGGLVATLYTSKYPKNVSALVLAGALFSQQETYDHILNTLKKKYSKDSEQLKKISIVENLNKNSAEYRKECYELAGENGFFKMPNPTTASKKLYADYEAGEFYKTNIRNKNAPLLFYQNEKQNNIDSRPFLKKIKTAGVPIYGIYGKDDGIFSSDQINSLKLITGEKHFAFLDNCSHYLFVDQQASIYF from the coding sequence ATGAAGTCATTTTTTCTTTCTTTATTTCTAATATTTTTCTTTTTCGCAAAAGGGCAAAATCTCTATATAAAAACCTACGGAAACGAAAAGAACAAACCCTTAATTTTCATTCATGGCGGACCAAGTGGCAACGCAACTTTATTTGAAGGAACAACAGCTCAAAAAATAGCCGATCAAGGTTTTTATGTTATCGCTTACGACCGAAGAGGCGAAGGAAGATCTGCAGATCCAAATGCTAAATTTACTTACGAAGAAGCTTTTCAGGATTTAAATTCGATTTATGCAAAATATCACTTAAAGAAAGCTGTTATTTTAGGTCATAGTTTTGGCGGCTTGGTGGCGACACTTTATACAAGTAAATATCCGAAAAATGTAAGTGCATTGGTTTTGGCGGGTGCTTTATTTTCTCAACAGGAAACTTACGATCACATTTTAAATACGCTGAAGAAAAAGTACAGCAAGGATTCTGAACAATTAAAAAAAATCAGCATTGTTGAGAATCTAAATAAAAACTCAGCTGAATACAGAAAAGAATGCTATGAGCTTGCTGGTGAAAACGGCTTTTTTAAAATGCCAAATCCAACTACAGCATCTAAAAAATTATATGCCGATTATGAAGCTGGCGAATTTTATAAAACTAATATTCGAAATAAAAATGCTCCACTTCTATTCTATCAAAACGAAAAGCAAAACAACATTGATAGTAGGCCTTTTTTAAAGAAAATCAAAACTGCTGGAGTTCCTATTTATGGAATTTACGGAAAAGATGATGGGATTTTTTCATCGGATCAAATCAATTCTCTTAAATTAATAACTGGAGAAAAACATTTCGCTTTTCTTGACAATTGCTCTCATTATTTATTTGTTGACCAACAGGCGAGCATTTATTTCTAA